The Anaerolineales bacterium region GATCAACTTGCCGTTCTTCTCCGCCCATTTCACCAGCCAGTGTTTGTCGGCGTCACGCGGCTCGACGGATTCATACATCACGAGTCGAGTCGTCTCTGGCGCTTTCTCGATGAACTCGAAAAATTTCTTGCGCGCCGATACATTGTTGTATTTCGCCGAGGGATTTGCCAGCAAAACCAATCGCCGTTTGGCGAGGAACGGCATGGCGTTGACGGCGGTGTTCAAGTCGATTTCACTCATCGAACGCGCGTCGAGGCGCGCCGTGTTCATGTCCGCGCTAGTGGGGTCGGTGAAATCGGAGTCGAAGTCTTTGAGTTTGCGCGCGATGGCGAATTCGTCGTTGCCGAAGAGGAAGTAAAGGTTGGGCATGGGTTTGTGTAGGGACGACCCGATGGGTAGCCCTTACTTCGTGACAATGCGGTGAACGCCTTTGCGGATAAAACGCACATCCACGATCTGCATACCGCCCAGGTCGGTTTCGGTGGTGATGTATTTTTGAAGCCAGGGTCCGAGCGGTTTGCTGAGGAAATATCCGAAGAGGGCAAGGACAATTGCAAACGGGACCAGCCCGATGCGCCAAAAGGTGGAACGCGCTCGACGAAGGGGCATCCAGGCAAACGTCGCGGGGAGAAGCGTGGCGGCGACGAGGTTGGTGCCGCATCCAGGGTGGACGGCGAGTCCGCTTTCGCCCGCGTTGAGTCGAGCCATCGCCTCCGTCGCCGCTTCGTTCACATCTTCCGTGGTCACATCGCCGAGCAGAAAAAATCCCGTCGGGTTGGAATGTCCCGCCATGGGCGTGTGATATTTGCGCGCCAACAGATGAAGCGTGGCGTGTTCGAGCGCGTGATTGCGTCGTGTTTCGAGGATAAGAGGGAGATCGAGAATCATGCGGCGATTATACACCGCGCATTTTACAGAATCGAATTTACTTATTCGCCAGCGAGGGCGACTTTTTCAACGTAGGACGGTTCGTGCGCTTGTTTTTGGAACGCGGCGGAATCGATCTTTTGAAGCATGATCGCGGCGGCGAACAACATCAACGCTTCGATGCCAAAGACGACGAGATACCCGCTCAATGCCTGACCTGTGACCTGCGTCGCCACGTCGGCAACGACTCCCGCCATGAGCAGACCAGTGAGACGCGAGAGTCCGTTCGAGAAACCCCACGCGCCGATATACAGCCCAACCTTTTCAGGGACAGTCAACTCGAACATCAATGAGAGATTTGCAACCGTCGAAATGCCGGTGCCGAAACCGAGCAGGATGATGCCAGGATAAAAGAGGGATAAACTGCTCATTAGACCGCTGACGATGATGATGAGGAAACCGACCAGCGCGCCGATGTTGCCGATCTGCGCGATGACTTTTTTACGCACGCGTCTCTCCATGAATCCAGCGACGATGAAGGCAATCAGTGTGAACGTACTGCTGATGGAAACGATACGCGAAGTCTTTTCAAGGGTCATGCCAAAGGCTTGCGCGCCAAACGGTTCGAGCAGAACATCCTGCCCGAGGATGGCGGCAAGGAGCAAGAGCAGGTAGATGAAGAATGTCTTTGCCGTTGGGTTCGATGTGATGGCGGCTGTCATTTCTTTGAGGGTATAGGTTACGGAGCGCGGACTTAATTCCGCGGACGACTTTGATTCAAGCCGAAACAAGCCAAGCAACCCTAATACCAGGGCAGAGATGGCAACGATGATGAAGGCGCGCGTCAACCCTTCGGGAGTGTACGTCGGCACCAGGCGGCTGAGCGTGATCCCCGTCGCGATCAGACCGATGACCATCACGAAGAACATGGTCGCGATGGTTGCGCCGCGCCCCTTCTTATCGGAGAGCTCGGTCGCCAGCGAAAAATAGGATACGGCAGACAGGTTGAAACCCATGCCCCACGCGCCGAAGGCAAGAAAACCGGCAACGATGCCAAGGTTGAAGTTGTCTGTGAGGAGTATAGCCACTTGAGGCGCAGCAGCCACACCGATCACGCAGAGGAGCAGACCTACAAAAATATACGGCGTGCGGCGATACCCAAAGATGGGGTTGCGATCCGAGAACGAACCGATGGCCACTTGAATCGGCGCGAGCAGATAAGGGAAAATTGCAAGGAAGGTGAAGAGGGTTTTCGAGAAGCCGAGGTCGAAAATCATCACGCGGTTGAGCGTGCTGTTGATCGGTACGAGCGTCATGGCTACGGCGGTATGGATGAGAGCGAGTTGGAGGCGTTTGAGAAACATGGTGTGACTTGACATTGCTCGGCTACTGATAGTATACAAGGAAACACGTAAACATGGAATATGTACGCATACCTGTTTACGTGTTTCCTTGTTGTCGTATATTCTTATTTTAACGTCAATTTGAGACAAGGATTATCAGGAAACTTTGGTGAGTACCTAAACACAGGTTGATGCACTATGAGGCGATCAAAAAACATCAGCCACGGATTTCACGGATTCTCTCGTACGATCCGCGTAATCCGTGGCTCAAATAGATTTATCTCGAACTCAGGTTACTTCACAAACTTCTCGATCAGTTCATTGTATTTTTCCACAAGATCGGGCGTCGGCTCACTGCCGCCGAAATTGAGGAAAACTTTGAACGCGGCGCTTCCCCGCTTATCGAAAAATTGGAAACTAAGCGACTCGTGTTTGTCGAGGTGGCTCGGCTTGCGGAAGGCAAAGACCGAAGCCAACTCCCAGCCGCGGATGTGCATATCGAGCGAATCGGTGCGGATGTTGAGGAAGCCATCTTTGACGCTGAATTTCCCGAACTGACCAAACGCTTCAATTGTCGTCGCGCCGTTGGAGACGATGACGGTCACGTTGCCGAGCGGCTCGAACGCGCGGATGATCTCCTCCCAGCGCGAGCCGTCCAATTCGCGTGCGGTATCGCCTTCGAGGGCGCGCAGGATATCCACTTCGGGCGTTCGCAACTTGTAGGCGAGCATCAAGGTCATTTGCGAACGGTCTTCGTTGTATGCCTCGCGAATGGCTTCAAGGCGTTCGTCTTGGGTCAAGTCTGGACTGAGCGGACTGACAGTTTGAAACATATCGGCTATTCTCCATAAATTGAGTCGCTGGAGTATAAGGGTCAAGCCTGCCTAAATCTAGTGGCGAGAATAAATTTCGAATCAACTGCCAACGGAAATAGTTTTCAACCAGGTTGAAGATTCTCAAGCACGTTCAGGCTTGATGCAAGTTATAGACGCTTTGAAATACCGCAGATGCAGACCCGGCAATGCAAATCATTCAGATAGTTGCGGCATTCTAGCTTTTACCCAAGCCAAAGCCTCGTCTTCGTTACCAAATAGCGCGCCAGGGCAGTGATACATGCGACTAATGATCTTATTTGCCAGCGGCGTGTAAAAAGAGACAAACTTGCTATCCGAACTGACCATGGCAAAGCCCACACAATCTTGTGCAAAACGTCCTCGAATGCCAACCAACCACGATCTCATGGATCTGGCAACGCCTGGTTCATGTTTGTGCTTGTGACCATGATCTTCATGGTCATCATCGTCGTCTTCGTCTATATCCCCATTAAAGTCTTTGTCGAAATCTTCATCATCGTGATCCATTTTGTAAGTCGTCACCACCCCGAATTTTCCGTCATGGGATAGCAGTTTATCAACATCAGCAAATAATTGCTTAAGTTTTTCAAGAGATAGGTCTTCGTAAAAACGCAGAACATATACGGGTTTCATGCTTTCATCGATCAGGTAGGACATGTTTTACTCCTCTGAGCGTGGATAATAGAATG contains the following coding sequences:
- a CDS encoding DUF6391 domain-containing protein, which codes for MILDLPLILETRRNHALEHATLHLLARKYHTPMAGHSNPTGFFLLGDVTTEDVNEAATEAMARLNAGESGLAVHPGCGTNLVAATLLPATFAWMPLRRARSTFWRIGLVPFAIVLALFGYFLSKPLGPWLQKYITTETDLGGMQIVDVRFIRKGVHRIVTK
- a CDS encoding BCD family MFS transporter; translation: MFLKRLQLALIHTAVAMTLVPINSTLNRVMIFDLGFSKTLFTFLAIFPYLLAPIQVAIGSFSDRNPIFGYRRTPYIFVGLLLCVIGVAAAPQVAILLTDNFNLGIVAGFLAFGAWGMGFNLSAVSYFSLATELSDKKGRGATIATMFFVMVIGLIATGITLSRLVPTYTPEGLTRAFIIVAISALVLGLLGLFRLESKSSAELSPRSVTYTLKEMTAAITSNPTAKTFFIYLLLLLAAILGQDVLLEPFGAQAFGMTLEKTSRIVSISSTFTLIAFIVAGFMERRVRKKVIAQIGNIGALVGFLIIIVSGLMSSLSLFYPGIILLGFGTGISTVANLSLMFELTVPEKVGLYIGAWGFSNGLSRLTGLLMAGVVADVATQVTGQALSGYLVVFGIEALMLFAAAIMLQKIDSAAFQKQAHEPSYVEKVALAGE
- a CDS encoding ChuX/HutX family heme-like substrate-binding protein: MFQTVSPLSPDLTQDERLEAIREAYNEDRSQMTLMLAYKLRTPEVDILRALEGDTARELDGSRWEEIIRAFEPLGNVTVIVSNGATTIEAFGQFGKFSVKDGFLNIRTDSLDMHIRGWELASVFAFRKPSHLDKHESLSFQFFDKRGSAAFKVFLNFGGSEPTPDLVEKYNELIEKFVK